In the genome of uncultured Methanobrevibacter sp., the window CTCTTCAAGAAGGAAAGCCTGTGAGCGTTTTATTGGAGATTAAATATTGGTGATAATATGGCAAGAAGAGAAGCTATTGAAGATATAATGAAATGCATTGATGATGAGCTTATCATCTGTAATATAGGATTTCCATCAAGGGAATTGTATGATATTGATGATAGGGAAGAAAACTTTTATATGATTGGATCAATGGGTCTTGCATCATCAATCGGCCTTGGTTTGGCGCTGGCACAACCTGAAAGGGATATAGTTGTAATTGATGGAGACGGTTCACTCTTGATGAATATGGGTTCTCTTGTTACAGTATTTGCAAATAATCCTTCTAACTTTACTTGGATTGTAATAGACAATGGAGCATATGGTTCTACTGGAAATCAGGACACTTATGCTCAAAAGGTCGATTTGGTTGATATTGCTAAAGGAGTTGGATTTAAAAACAGTTATCACTTTGAAGACATCAATTTAAAGGAATTAATTAAAAGTGATGATGCTAGTTTTGTAGTCTATGAAACTGAAGCCGGCAATTCTAAAGCTCCAATAATCGATTTGGACCCAGTTACAATTAGAGATAGATTTATGGCATTATTTAATGAAAATTAGAAAAAATAATTATTGCAGAAAAATTAAGTAATTAGACAAATTTAATAATTTGAAAAATTAATTATTGCAGAAAAATTAAATTATTAGACAAATTAGATAATTTGAAATATTAATAATTATAAAAATAAGATAAATAAGAAAAAAGAGATTTTTGCACTCCTTTTTCTTTAAAAAAATAATTAAAAGCACAGTTTCAAATAAAAAAAATAATATTGGGATTATTTAATCTTTTATAATCAAAAGATTCTTATTTCCCTTCATCCAGCTGTGCAATTTTTTTATCAAAATCTATGAATTTGCGAGCAAGTCCTGAAAAGTATGGGATATACACTTTTGAAAACATCAATCTTTCAGGATCTTCATCCATTTCAAGGATTCTATCTTTCACTCTTTGGATTTTTCGCTCAACCTCATCATACATCAGGTCTCCAGGGAATTCACCAATGAAGACTCCATCAGCACCATGGTCCAGTGCATATCTGATATGTCTTGGACGAACTCTATTTACTGAAATAACCTTAATGATGTGTATTGACTCAGGATAAGATAGTTTATTTACTCCAATATTGTCTGCAGCAGTGTATCCAATGTTATCCAAGAATACTAAAATCATGCGTTGGCCTTCTTGCTTTTTAGACAATACTCCTTTGATTGTGGATGTGATTTTCTCATCAATGTTACCGTTTACTGTAATTGCCCTTTGATTACATCCGGTAAGACATTTACCACATCCTGTACAGCTCATTGGATCTATATAGATTTCATCCTGCTGTATGGTCATTGATTTGTATTTGCATCTTGAGATGCATTCTCCACAAAGTATGCAGCTTTCGTTATCTATTTCTGCAATGAATGGCTCGATTTCAACCTTTCCATAGTTGTATTCAGCAACTTTTGCAGCTGCTGCTGTTGCCTGCATGATTGAATCGGTGATGTCTTTTGGATCGTGTGCTGTTCCACATACGAATATTCCCTGAACATCAGTAGCCACAGGCTTGATTTTTGGATGTGATTCCTTGATGAAACCGTCTTCTGTTGTTCCTATATTTAAGATTTCAGCGATTTCACGAGTGCCGTCGGATGGCTCCATTGCTGTTGAAAGAACAACCATGTCCGCTTCAATTTCAATGAATTCTCCTTTCAAGGTATCCTCTGTTCTTACTATGAAGTTATCTCCTTTCTTGACTACCTCTCCAGGTCGACCTCTCAGGAAGCGAACTTGATTTTCCTGAGTGTGCTTGTAGTACTTTTCAAACATTCCAGGGGTTCTGACATCAGTATAACATATCAATACATCAGTGTCGGGGTATTTATGCTTGATGATGTTTGCATTCTTAAGGGCTACTGTACAGCAAATCTTTGAGCAGTATTTGTGTCCATCAGGCTTTTCATCCCTTGAACCAACACATTGGATCATCACTACACGTTTAGGAACTTCTCCATTGGCTTTTAGTAGCTTGCCCTTTGTAGGCCCGTTCACTCCAGTGATACGTCCCAATTCGGACTGGGTTATAACATCATCATAACGGTCGTACCCATATTCCGGTCTTTTTGACATGTCAAAGAGCTTATGGCCTGTTGCAACGATGATTGAACCCACTTGGAGAAGGCTTCTTTCACTTTTTCCCCTAAGCTTTATTGCCTTCATATTGCATGCCTTGACACATTTTCCACATTTTTCACAGTTGTCCATATCAATTACATAGGCTTCTGGGTAGGATTGTCCGAATGGCCTGTAAATTGCCTTTCTCATGGAGAGGTTATCGTTCCAGTCATTTGGAACTTCAACTTCACAGGCTTCACTGCATTTGCCGCATGCAATGCATTTTTCAGTGTCAACATATCTTGGACATTGTTCAATGATTAAATTATAGGTTCCCGCTCTTCTTTCAGCTTCAATCACTCTTGCATTGGTCATTATTTCAATATTGTCATGCCATACAATCTCATTCAATATTGGGTTTAAAAGGCACATCCCACATTCTTCTGCAATCTTGACTGGTGAGAAGACCTTACCGATCTTTGCCATATGGCCTCCGATTGAAGGGGACTGCTCTATTATTGTTACCTTGATTCCTTGCTTTGCAAGGGATAATGCTGCATTCATTCCAGCTATTCCCCCACCGATTATTGCAACTTCATTTGGGGTTTGGCAGTAAATAGGGTCAACAGCTTCTGATTGCTTCAGCTTTTCGATTGATGCATTGATGAGAGTGAGGGCCTTTTGGGTTGCTTTCTCCTTATCTGAGTGTACCCAAGAGCACTGTTCACGGATGTTTGCCATGTCCATTAAGTAAGGGTTTAGAGGTTTCACATAATCCTGAAATGTTTTTTCATGGCTTATTGGGGAGCATGCTGCAATCACAACACGGTCAAGGTCATGCTCAAATATTGCATCTCTAATCAGTTTTCGTCCATTGAGAGAACATAAGTTCTCAAACTGGCCAATGAATTCAACATCAAGCTCGCTTCGAACCTTATCCAAATCTACAATATCCGCTATATTTCCTCCGCATTCACATAAGAATACGCCAACTTTCAATTCTTCCCTCATTTAGAAACCTCCTTCAACTCTGTAATAATTGAATCAATTGGAACTGTATGGGCTTTTGCTCCTATTACCTTATCGAAATCCCCTCCCATTGCAAGTGCAATGAACTGGGCTATATTCAAATGAATCGCCTTGAACTTTCTGCCTTCACGCTTGGATATCAAGTCCTGATATCTGTCAAATTGAATATGGCAATTTGGACATAAATGGACTAGAATGTCCACATCCTCATCTTCAATTGCATTCATCTTATCTGCAGTGGCTGTAAATGACAATTCTGGATTGGAATATCTTTGTCTAAATCCTGTACCGCAGGTTGCACGCTTGTGGTCATACCATCCAATTGTTTTGCATCCGCACTCTTCTATTATTTCATCCATGATGTTCGGATCCCTTACGCCGCCGATTGTATCCTCATAGTGGACCTTGCAGTAATGGCATCCATGATGGGTTGCTATTGTGTAATCACTTAAATCATATTTGATATGGTTTTTCATCTCATCTTTCTTGCCATATAAAATGTCTATAACATGGAAAATGTTTTCTGTTGGCTTCAAGTCATCCTTTTCATATTTTAAGTGTGATAAGCCGTTTTCATCAAATAATCTGTTTATATGTTCTCTCAAATCATCCTTTTTATTGAGCAATTTAACTGATTTCTTATTTATTGCATAGCATGTTGCACACATCATCACAAGGTTTGGGCAATCAAGTTCCTTGGCTATCTTGAAATTCCGTGCTCCAATTGCTGTTGTGTCGATTTGGTCAAAGACATCTGAATAATATCCGAGACCAGTGCAGCAGGTTTGCTTTTCGGATATCTTATAGCCAATGCCTAATTTATCAAATACAAACTTTGTTGAAGCTTCAACACCAGGATATTCAACGCTAACAAGACAGCTTCTAAAGAGCAGAATGTTTTTATCGGGAATGGATTTCATTCTTCTTCCTCCTGCATGATTCTTGATACTTGAATGTTCTTTTCATGAATGAGTGATATTTCTTCCTCTTGGCTTTCCCTTATCTTTTCAATCTTATCCTTAAAACCGGTTATTGTCAAGATCTTGCTTACTTCATCAATAACCTCTTTTGGAGGAATCAATGGAGGATCAAGCTCCAATTCATTTCTGATTTCATCCAAGTGCTGTCTGAAATCCCACCATCCTGGAACGTCACGGTCTATGTCATCAAAGAATATTTCTGGAATTGCTCCAATTGCTGCTGTAAAATAGGAATCTGCAAATCCCATATATTCGTAAAGCTTGTCATAAGCCATTTCATTCTTTATTGCAAATTGCTTTAATATTTGATTCACTTCACATACGCTGTTTCCAACAGGGCATACGCTATGGCATGTATAGCAGTAGAAACAGTTCCATATCCAATCCTCTTCCAGGATTGTCAAGTCTCCTTCCAAGACTCTTTCCATAATGTCTCGAGGATTATATTCGCTATGGCGTGCTGCAGGACAGGTTGAAGTGCACATTCCACATTGCACACATTTCAAAACCCCATCTTCCTTTGAATTTTTTACATCATCAATGACTTGTTCTGCAAAGTCTATGGGTGAATCAGTAATCTTTTGATGATTGGACAAATTTACACCTACTATAAATAACTATTATTTTCTATCATCTTCTTTATTTTTGATAGTTTATCTCTTTTAATCTAATTTAAACTCTTTATTTTTCTATTATTTTCTTTATTTTTGATAGTCATTGCTCTTAATCTAATTTAAACTCTTTATTTTCTATCATTTCTTTTAATTTCATTGATAATTTGTTTGCTCTTAATCTATCTGATTGTCTGCAAATGATTGGAATGTTAACTTCATTTCCATTGATTTTCAAATCAACATCACCGGTATTCATGTCAAATGCATTGTTAGGACAGTAATTTGCACACATTCCACAACCAAAACAATATGTGAAGTCAATTCTTTCACTTGCAAATGCATTTGTAGGGCATATTTCCTCTACAATGCATGAATCACATTTTAAACATTTGTCGCTATCATATTTTGGTCTCAAATCATTTTCTGCCCATAATTTGCCATAATCTGTTTCATCCAAAGGCAAATGGCGTCCTCTTATGTCTGCCACTGGAATCTTAACATCTTCATCCATTATAAGTAAGTTATTATAAATCTCTTCAGTCAATACAGGGATTGGTATTGCCACAGTATCATAAACCTCTCCGCCTTGTCCTGTCTTAAATCCTCCCATATAGTATGGATCCATTTTAGTAATATCTGCCGATAACATCAAGTTTGGCTTTTCAGGGCTTGACCTTGTTCCATTGCCTAATATGTAACCTTGGGTTCCATTCAAAAGGACTTTAGTTCCTTCCTTAATAATATTTTGAGCACAGTCGTTTTGAAGCGGATTCAATGCTCCACAGCCTGAAAATGTCAGTCCCCTTAAGTTTCCTTCAAGAGGTATCGCTCCAAATATTGATGAGACTGATTCCTCATTAGGATTTGTGAATGCAGTATAATTCTTAAATGACATACGTGAGCCTATTATCTGTGCTCTGGTAATGTCTTTCATGGTTATCTTATTTTCTATTGTTTTTCCATCAGCGCTTTCCACTCTCACATCAATTTCATTCCCTTCAAGAATGTCCTTAAGTAAGAATCCTCCGCCGTAGCTTTCATCATAGATTGAATGGGCTGTTCCATGAAGTATCACGTCAACTGAACCGAGCCATTCATTTGGGCATGGTCCTGCATAAGCCGGAACTCCATTTAAGTAAACTTCGCTGGCCCTTATGAATTCTCCAGGTTCAGAGACTATAAAGTTTAAAATAGCTGCGGTTCCGCTCATTACACCACAGGTACCGCAAGTAACAATATCAACTTCATCAAAGCTCGGTGCATCATCATCCTTAATGAGCTTTTTGAATTCTTCAGCAGTGAAAATTTTAGCTTCGCCATCTTCAATCTTTTGGTTTATTTCAGCAATGCTCCTTTTATTGGTCAATTGAACACATCCTTAAATTTTCCCTAATGTGTCTCCTCTCAATCCTCTTCTTAAAGTTTCAAGAGAAGTTATATCGTCGCTTGATATATTTCCCAAATTAACTTCATTTCCAAGTTTTAATATGAAAAATACCTGTTGGTCCTTGTTTGGAGCTTCCCAGAGAATTTTTTCATTATCAACATTATTTAAAATAGTATCTATCTCATCTTCCTTTGCCTTGCCTGATTTGTCAAATATTCCAATGTTCTTTCCCCCTTCACGGGCCTCTACAATTATCAGGGATGAACCGGCATTTAGTTCATCGTTCATAGCTTTGATTCTATCATCGAGTGACATTTCCTTATCTAAAATAGGGTCCTTTTTTCCCACTTCAGACAAGACTTCAAACCCGTCATCGCAAGCAAGCTCAATGCATTCCAATTTGTCTTCATGGGATATGATGGTGGATCCGTCTGATATCTCAATAGCAGGGAAGCCTAATTCATGCGCCTCATTGAAAAATTCATTGAGCCTCCCATTCTTATATGCAAGCTCAAATAATGTTCCTCCAGTATATGGGGTTATCTGGTGGGACTTATACATCTCTACCTTTGCTCTGATTATATCTTGTTCATGTACAATGGATGTTCCCCATCCAAATTTCAGGTAATCCACATATTCGCCGGAAATGTCCATTAGGCTGCTTGCAGTTTCAAGTCCTAATCCTTTATCCAAGACCATTGTCAATCCACAGGTCCTTGGTTTTTCTTCTCTTTTTTTGGATAAAAATTCAAATGATTTCAAAATATCACTCATTTATTTGTTTTTAAATTAATGTTTTAAATAATAACTATAGCATTATGATATTTATATATTTGGATTGTATTGTTTTTCATCTGTTTTTGGAGATTTTTTTGATAAATTTTTGTACAAAATTATTCTTCTTATCTTCTCAATTATCATTATTATTCTTATTATTGTTATTCGTCTTTGATTCTTATTTTTCTTTATTAATTCTTCTTATTTGCTATTATTCTTATTCTTTGTTATTGATTCTTGTATTATTTATTAGATTTTCACATCAAACTCTTTTGTCTCAACTATCTTCGGCAGTTTGCCGATTGTTCCGACATGATTGTCTGAAATGATTAAAGCCCCTTCAAAAAACTCTTTGTAATCTTCGCCACATTCCAAACCGTTTGACACCTTGTCTTCACTGCTTTCTCCATTGATTTCATTAGCTATTCTAGTTGCAAGCCCATCTGCAATTGACGCTGATTTGGAAATCACAGTAACGCTGTCAGATGTTCCAAAGCTTATGGAATGTCCTATTTTTCCTGAGGAAGTGCAGATTCCCAATGGCCTTTTTCGAGACTTGATCTTAAATGCAATGTCATTTCCTAAAACTTCATTGTTTGAATAGATGCCGCATAAGACCTCTTCATCATTTATCATTGCAATGTCTCCCCCATTTTCAATGATTGAATATCTTGAATCATTTGCAATCAAATAATCGAGAGACATTTCAGAAATTGTTCCTGCAACACAAGCCATAGGTCCAACATCAGCAATATTAGAGGATTCAACCATTGTTTTTACAATCAAAGGCAAATTCCCATCTCTTTTTATAGGCTCAAGTGCCAATAGGAAGTCCTGATCCTTTAAGAGATAGTTTTCCAATTCATTTCTGATGTAAATGATATATTCATTCAGATTATGATTTGGCAAATCTGTTCTTAAACGAATGTGTGTTTGTTTTAAATCAATTTCAGAAAAATTCATATTTTAATATTTGCTTTTAAAACTATATTAATTTTAATCAATCAGCATTAAACAATGTTCATGAATCATTTTAAAAAAAGATTTATATAATAGAACTTAGATATTAAGATATATGTAATAAAAAATACAATAGTGTATAAATATGTACATTATTATTGGAAAATTTTCATATTTTTTCAATAAGGAAGTTTTGTTAAACAAAAATATATAAACTATAATTTATTATATATTAAATGGAAAGATTATCATAGCTTTATATTTTAAATTATTTTTAAAGTAAAAGATTATCACATCTTTATTTTTTTTTAATAAATTTAAAAAGCAAAAGATAAATCATTATCCTAAAATTTATTTAATTATTATTTAAAGTTATGGAGACTAATCTTATGACTGAAATAGGAAAAAAAATTCGTTTAGAAAGGATTTTCAATAGAAAAACCGGAAGAACCGTAATTGCTCCTATGGACCATGGTGTATCAAGCGGTCCAATCAAAGGAATAATTAACATGGATGAAACCGTTGAAAGCATCTCCCAAGGCGGAGCAAACGCAATATTAATGCACAAAGGTATTGTAGGACTTGGACACAGAGGATACGGTAAGGACATAGGTCTTATTGTACACTTGTCTGCAAGTACCTCA includes:
- the hdrC gene encoding ferredoxin:CoB-CoM heterodisulfide reductase subunit HdrC, encoding MSNHQKITDSPIDFAEQVIDDVKNSKEDGVLKCVQCGMCTSTCPAARHSEYNPRDIMERVLEGDLTILEEDWIWNCFYCYTCHSVCPVGNSVCEVNQILKQFAIKNEMAYDKLYEYMGFADSYFTAAIGAIPEIFFDDIDRDVPGWWDFRQHLDEIRNELELDPPLIPPKEVIDEVSKILTITGFKDKIEKIRESQEEEISLIHEKNIQVSRIMQEEEE
- the comE gene encoding sulfopyruvate decarboxylase subunit beta, giving the protein MARREAIEDIMKCIDDELIICNIGFPSRELYDIDDREENFYMIGSMGLASSIGLGLALAQPERDIVVIDGDGSLLMNMGSLVTVFANNPSNFTWIVIDNGAYGSTGNQDTYAQKVDLVDIAKGVGFKNSYHFEDINLKELIKSDDASFVVYETEAGNSKAPIIDLDPVTIRDRFMALFNEN
- the comA gene encoding phosphosulfolactate synthase; translation: MKSFEFLSKKREEKPRTCGLTMVLDKGLGLETASSLMDISGEYVDYLKFGWGTSIVHEQDIIRAKVEMYKSHQITPYTGGTLFELAYKNGRLNEFFNEAHELGFPAIEISDGSTIISHEDKLECIELACDDGFEVLSEVGKKDPILDKEMSLDDRIKAMNDELNAGSSLIIVEAREGGKNIGIFDKSGKAKEDEIDTILNNVDNEKILWEAPNKDQQVFFILKLGNEVNLGNISSDDITSLETLRRGLRGDTLGKI
- the hdrA gene encoding ferredoxin:CoB-CoM heterodisulfide reductase subunit HdrA gives rise to the protein MREELKVGVFLCECGGNIADIVDLDKVRSELDVEFIGQFENLCSLNGRKLIRDAIFEHDLDRVVIAACSPISHEKTFQDYVKPLNPYLMDMANIREQCSWVHSDKEKATQKALTLINASIEKLKQSEAVDPIYCQTPNEVAIIGGGIAGMNAALSLAKQGIKVTIIEQSPSIGGHMAKIGKVFSPVKIAEECGMCLLNPILNEIVWHDNIEIMTNARVIEAERRAGTYNLIIEQCPRYVDTEKCIACGKCSEACEVEVPNDWNDNLSMRKAIYRPFGQSYPEAYVIDMDNCEKCGKCVKACNMKAIKLRGKSERSLLQVGSIIVATGHKLFDMSKRPEYGYDRYDDVITQSELGRITGVNGPTKGKLLKANGEVPKRVVMIQCVGSRDEKPDGHKYCSKICCTVALKNANIIKHKYPDTDVLICYTDVRTPGMFEKYYKHTQENQVRFLRGRPGEVVKKGDNFIVRTEDTLKGEFIEIEADMVVLSTAMEPSDGTREIAEILNIGTTEDGFIKESHPKIKPVATDVQGIFVCGTAHDPKDITDSIMQATAAAAKVAEYNYGKVEIEPFIAEIDNESCILCGECISRCKYKSMTIQQDEIYIDPMSCTGCGKCLTGCNQRAITVNGNIDEKITSTIKGVLSKKQEGQRMILVFLDNIGYTAADNIGVNKLSYPESIHIIKVISVNRVRPRHIRYALDHGADGVFIGEFPGDLMYDEVERKIQRVKDRILEMDEDPERLMFSKVYIPYFSGLARKFIDFDKKIAQLDEGK
- a CDS encoding methanogenesis marker 16 metalloprotein, producing MTNKRSIAEINQKIEDGEAKIFTAEEFKKLIKDDDAPSFDEVDIVTCGTCGVMSGTAAILNFIVSEPGEFIRASEVYLNGVPAYAGPCPNEWLGSVDVILHGTAHSIYDESYGGGFLLKDILEGNEIDVRVESADGKTIENKITMKDITRAQIIGSRMSFKNYTAFTNPNEESVSSIFGAIPLEGNLRGLTFSGCGALNPLQNDCAQNIIKEGTKVLLNGTQGYILGNGTRSSPEKPNLMLSADITKMDPYYMGGFKTGQGGEVYDTVAIPIPVLTEEIYNNLLIMDEDVKIPVADIRGRHLPLDETDYGKLWAENDLRPKYDSDKCLKCDSCIVEEICPTNAFASERIDFTYCFGCGMCANYCPNNAFDMNTGDVDLKINGNEVNIPIICRQSDRLRANKLSMKLKEMIENKEFKLD
- a CDS encoding UPF0280 family protein, giving the protein MNFSEIDLKQTHIRLRTDLPNHNLNEYIIYIRNELENYLLKDQDFLLALEPIKRDGNLPLIVKTMVESSNIADVGPMACVAGTISEMSLDYLIANDSRYSIIENGGDIAMINDEEVLCGIYSNNEVLGNDIAFKIKSRKRPLGICTSSGKIGHSISFGTSDSVTVISKSASIADGLATRIANEINGESSEDKVSNGLECGEDYKEFFEGALIISDNHVGTIGKLPKIVETKEFDVKI
- the hdrB gene encoding ferredoxin:CoB-CoM heterodisulfide reductase subunit HdrB — its product is MKSIPDKNILLFRSCLVSVEYPGVEASTKFVFDKLGIGYKISEKQTCCTGLGYYSDVFDQIDTTAIGARNFKIAKELDCPNLVMMCATCYAINKKSVKLLNKKDDLREHINRLFDENGLSHLKYEKDDLKPTENIFHVIDILYGKKDEMKNHIKYDLSDYTIATHHGCHYCKVHYEDTIGGVRDPNIMDEIIEECGCKTIGWYDHKRATCGTGFRQRYSNPELSFTATADKMNAIEDEDVDILVHLCPNCHIQFDRYQDLISKREGRKFKAIHLNIAQFIALAMGGDFDKVIGAKAHTVPIDSIITELKEVSK